One segment of Pangasianodon hypophthalmus isolate fPanHyp1 chromosome 10, fPanHyp1.pri, whole genome shotgun sequence DNA contains the following:
- the slc39a9 gene encoding zinc transporter ZIP9 isoform X2: MDDFSSISLLSLAMLVGCYVAGTIPLAVNFSEEKLKLVTVLGAGLLCGTALAVIIPEGVHALYEEVLEGHHAHSQAEVSAPEQKAAESVVGQSHEHAHSHEELHAFIGVSLVMGFVFMLLVDQIGSSHIHSGDDPEAARAASSKITTTLGLVVHAAADGVALGAAASTSQTSVQLIVFVAIMLHKAPAAFGLVSFLMHAGLERNRIRKHLLVFALAAPVLAMITFLGLSQSSKEALSDVNATGVAMLFSAGTFLYVATVHVLPEVGGMGGHSHSAGGGKGLSKVEVLALVIGCLIPLVLSVGHHH; the protein is encoded by the exons ATGGACGACTTCAGCTCAATAAGCCTGCTTTCACTGGCTATGTTAGTGGGATGTTATGTTGCAGGAACAATTCCTCTGGCTGTCAATTTTTCCGAG GAAAAGTTGAAGCTGGTGACGGTGTTGGGAGCAGGTCTGTTATGTGGTACTGCGCTAGCCGTCATTATTCCTGAGGGAGTCCATGCGCTGTATGAGGAGGTGCTGGAGG GGCACCACGCTCACAGTCAGGCCGAGGTGTCGGCGCCGGAGCAGAAAGCTGCTGAATCAGTGGTAGGGCAGAGTCACGAACATGCGCACAGTCACGAGGAGCTCCATGCCTTCATCGGTGTCTCTCTGGTGATGGGATTTGTCTTCATGTTGCTGGTGGACCAGATTGGCAGCTCGCACATACACAGCGGCGATG ATCCAGAGGCAGCGAGGGCAGCCAGCTCTAAAATCACCACTACACTTGGTTTGGTAGTCCatgctgcag CTGACGGAGTTGCACTTGGAGCAGCCGCTTCTACCTCTCAGACTAGCGTCCAGCTCATTGTATTCGTGGCCATCATGCTTCATAAG GCTCCTGCTGCCTTTGGCCTCGTCTCATTCCTAATGCACGCAGGTTTAGAGAGGAACCGGATCAGAAAGCACCTGCTGGTCTTTGCCTTGGCTGCTCCTGTTCTGGCTATGATCACCTTCCTTGGCCTCAGCCAG AGCAGTAAAGAGGCGCTGTCTGATGTCAACGCCACAGGAGTGGCCATGCTGTTCTCTGCCGGCACCTTCCTGTACGTCGCCACGGTGCACGTCCTGCCCGAGGTGGGAGGCATGGGCGGGCACAGCCACTCAGCTGGAGGAGGAAAAGGACTGAGCAAGGTGGAGGTGCTGGCACTCGTCATAGGCTGCCTCATCCCTCTGGTGCTCTCCGTTGGCCACCACCactaa
- the slc39a9 gene encoding zinc transporter ZIP9 isoform X1: MDDFSSISLLSLAMLVGCYVAGTIPLAVNFSEEKLKLVTVLGAGLLCGTALAVIIPEGVHALYEEVLEAGHHAHSQAEVSAPEQKAAESVVGQSHEHAHSHEELHAFIGVSLVMGFVFMLLVDQIGSSHIHSGDDPEAARAASSKITTTLGLVVHAAADGVALGAAASTSQTSVQLIVFVAIMLHKAPAAFGLVSFLMHAGLERNRIRKHLLVFALAAPVLAMITFLGLSQSSKEALSDVNATGVAMLFSAGTFLYVATVHVLPEVGGMGGHSHSAGGGKGLSKVEVLALVIGCLIPLVLSVGHHH; the protein is encoded by the exons ATGGACGACTTCAGCTCAATAAGCCTGCTTTCACTGGCTATGTTAGTGGGATGTTATGTTGCAGGAACAATTCCTCTGGCTGTCAATTTTTCCGAG GAAAAGTTGAAGCTGGTGACGGTGTTGGGAGCAGGTCTGTTATGTGGTACTGCGCTAGCCGTCATTATTCCTGAGGGAGTCCATGCGCTGTATGAGGAGGTGCTGGAGG CAGGGCACCACGCTCACAGTCAGGCCGAGGTGTCGGCGCCGGAGCAGAAAGCTGCTGAATCAGTGGTAGGGCAGAGTCACGAACATGCGCACAGTCACGAGGAGCTCCATGCCTTCATCGGTGTCTCTCTGGTGATGGGATTTGTCTTCATGTTGCTGGTGGACCAGATTGGCAGCTCGCACATACACAGCGGCGATG ATCCAGAGGCAGCGAGGGCAGCCAGCTCTAAAATCACCACTACACTTGGTTTGGTAGTCCatgctgcag CTGACGGAGTTGCACTTGGAGCAGCCGCTTCTACCTCTCAGACTAGCGTCCAGCTCATTGTATTCGTGGCCATCATGCTTCATAAG GCTCCTGCTGCCTTTGGCCTCGTCTCATTCCTAATGCACGCAGGTTTAGAGAGGAACCGGATCAGAAAGCACCTGCTGGTCTTTGCCTTGGCTGCTCCTGTTCTGGCTATGATCACCTTCCTTGGCCTCAGCCAG AGCAGTAAAGAGGCGCTGTCTGATGTCAACGCCACAGGAGTGGCCATGCTGTTCTCTGCCGGCACCTTCCTGTACGTCGCCACGGTGCACGTCCTGCCCGAGGTGGGAGGCATGGGCGGGCACAGCCACTCAGCTGGAGGAGGAAAAGGACTGAGCAAGGTGGAGGTGCTGGCACTCGTCATAGGCTGCCTCATCCCTCTGGTGCTCTCCGTTGGCCACCACCactaa